TCGTGCGCCGCCATGCCGCCGAACGCCTCCCGCGTGAGCAGCACCGTGCGCGCGCCCAGGTCGCCTGCGCGCAGCGCCGCGAGCACGCCCGCAGGCCCCGCACCCAGCACCAGCACGTCTGCCTGCACGGGCGTCACGGGGAGAGTTCCGCGAGCCAGCGCAGCGCGCTCAGGCTCGGCATGAAGGCGTACTCGCCGCCGAGGGTGACCACGAAGCGGGACAGGCCGCGCAGGCGCCGGGGCACGGGCTTCTTCGGGAAGGCGTAGCTGCCCTCCGCGTCGTTGCTCCCCGTGACCGGGTCCTTCGCGTCCCCGAGGCCGAGGAAGTCCCCGCCCTCGATCCACTCGGACTGGACGAACTCGAACTGCCGCCCGAGGTGCGTGCCGAGGAAGGCGAACATCAGCCCGCGGTCCGCGCCGTCGTCCTCGAGCACGCCCTCCGGGAGCTGGGGGCCGTAGGCCGTGCCGCGGCGGATCATCCGGTGCAGCCGCACCACGCCGGCCACCTTCGCGTCGCGCGGGTTGCAGCGGCGGATGTGGGAGCCGGGGGGCGTGTGGTAGCCCGTGGCGTCGTCGCCGTAGAGGAAGTGGTTGTTGCGCGTGCGGTCCTCGCCCAGCGCCGGGTCGTCGTGGAAGGGGCAGAGGGCGAGCGGCGCGCCGCTGCGCCAGCGGCCCATCAGCTTCGCGGCGATGAGCTCCTCCTCCTCGGCAGTCCTGGCGCTCTCCTTGAGGAAGCGGCGGAACTCCGCCACGCGCTGGTGCAGCTTGCGGAACACCACGTAGGTGCCGTTGCGGCCGAGGATGTCCGGACGGGGCATCGGGGGAGGGTTGCCGGTCTCGTCGGGGTAGCCGAGCACGAACTCGCCCGCCTTGAAGGGCGCCTCGTGCCGGTTGCTGCCGGCGATGCCGCTGCCCTCGATGGCGGGGTGGGCGATGCCGTCGCGGAAGCCGAAGGGCTCGGTGTCGGTGGGCAGCGCGTGGCAGTCCTGGCGCCAGAGGGCGGTGATGCCGGAGAGGCCCTGGTACACCTTGCGCGCCCGCTCGAGCGCGGCCTCCAGGTGCGTCTGGTCCGGCGAGAGCGCGGTGAGCACCACGTGGACCTCGCCCGTCCCGAAGGGGCGCTCCCAGTGCTCGGGGGCGCTCTCGCCCTCGTCTCCCAGCGCCTTCGCGCGCGCGGCCATCCCCTGCTGGAACTCCCAGGCGAAGCTGTCCAGCGACTCCTGCGGCACGCCCAGGGCCCGCAGGCCGGGATAGGTGAGCGAGACGCTGACCCAGGTGGCCCCCGCGGGGCTCTCGGGGTGCGCGGCGGAGGCCACCACGCGCGAGAGGCGCCCCATCAGCTCGCGCCCCGCGCGGGCCTCATCGATGCGGAAGAGGATGTACGTCGCCGCGTACGGCGAGGGCCGGGGCCGCAGCACGCCACTCTGGATGTCGTCGAGCTGGAGCACGAGGTCACGCCGTGGCGAGGTTCTTCCAGAAGCGCTCCAGG
This genomic interval from Aggregicoccus sp. 17bor-14 contains the following:
- a CDS encoding Dyp-type peroxidase, giving the protein MLQLDDIQSGVLRPRPSPYAATYILFRIDEARAGRELMGRLSRVVASAAHPESPAGATWVSVSLTYPGLRALGVPQESLDSFAWEFQQGMAARAKALGDEGESAPEHWERPFGTGEVHVVLTALSPDQTHLEAALERARKVYQGLSGITALWRQDCHALPTDTEPFGFRDGIAHPAIEGSGIAGSNRHEAPFKAGEFVLGYPDETGNPPPMPRPDILGRNGTYVVFRKLHQRVAEFRRFLKESARTAEEEELIAAKLMGRWRSGAPLALCPFHDDPALGEDRTRNNHFLYGDDATGYHTPPGSHIRRCNPRDAKVAGVVRLHRMIRRGTAYGPQLPEGVLEDDGADRGLMFAFLGTHLGRQFEFVQSEWIEGGDFLGLGDAKDPVTGSNDAEGSYAFPKKPVPRRLRGLSRFVVTLGGEYAFMPSLSALRWLAELSP